From one Musa acuminata AAA Group cultivar baxijiao chromosome BXJ2-6, Cavendish_Baxijiao_AAA, whole genome shotgun sequence genomic stretch:
- the LOC135613757 gene encoding arabinogalactan protein 23-like, which yields MEMRKVACAVLVAAASATGALAAEAPAPGPASASFAVTPAVGAVIGASVLSFFAFYLQ from the coding sequence ATGGAGATGAGAAAGGTTGCCTGTGCCGTCCTCGTCGCCGCGGCCTCGGCCACCGGCGCCCTGGCCGCTGAGGCCCCGGCTCCTGGCCCCGCAAGCGCGTCCTTCGCGGTCACCCCCGCCGTCGGAGCCGTCATCGGGGCCTCCGTCCTCTCCTTCTTCGCCTTCTACTTGCAGTAG